The Poriferisphaera corsica DNA segment ACCTTCTTCTGTATCGGGGAGCTGATCGGTGATGCTGAAAATTGAATCGCATGCGTTACATTTAGCGATCATGTGTTCGATGTTGATGTCATCGGAAGGAATTGCTTTATTGCAGTTTTCGCATTGGATTTTCATGTTGCCTCACTTTTGGGTTACTCCATCATTTCTAGCAGGTCGTTGATTTCTTGTGCGGCGTGGTCATCGCCTGATTCGACGGCCATTTTGATGCCGAGATTGAGGACGGATTTAGCGTCGTGGTCTTCGCCAAGCTCAGAGAGCATTTTTGCTTTTTGGAAATAGGCGTAGCAATAGTGCTTATCGAGGTCGAGGGTTTTGTCGAGCCAATCGATAGCGGTTTGGAAATCTTCGGTTTTGGCGTGTTCGAGGGCGATGCCGTAAGTGACGAAAGGGTCAGTCGGGTCGGCATCGAACATTTTTTGCAATTGATTTAAGCGATCACTCATGCGGGCATTATAATGCATTCACAATGTATTGAATAGAAATGAAAACGTTATGTGTTTTACATTTAACAGTTGATATTTTTTTAAGTACATTGCGAATTGTTCTTTTATTACAGTTTGTTTCGATCCATAATAATTAGTCGCTTAGCGAGATTGAAAAAATGTCGCATTCTGAATTACTTTGTTTTTGCGGATCAGGTAAAAAATATTTCCAATGTCACACAAAATTTGAGGGTATGCAAGAGCCATCTGATAGAGATTTGCATAATGTTGATCAATATGTTCCTCAAGAACGCGTATGCTACGCGCCCGACTTTCTACGAAAATGTAATGGTAAGATCATTAGGTCACATACAATACAGAAAAAGGGTAGCTTGTCATTTATTGCGGATAATGGGCATGTTATCGGTGTGAAATTTGGTGATAAATACAATAATCATATACGGTTTGATAAAATTGGAATAAACAAAGCTTCGACATTTTATGGTTTTTGCCAGCACCACGATAAAGCGATTTTTAAGCCAATTGAAGATGTTGATTTTATTGCAAGTCCTATGCAGTGTTTCTTGATGTGTTTTCGAGCATTATGTTTTGAGTTGTATAAAAGTAGAGGGGCTGTGATAAATAATGATTATCGAGATCTTTGCTGCAGAGGCCAGCACTATAGAGAACAATTAACAATTCATGAAAATGTGAGAAGATATAACGCGGAAACAAAATCAAAAATCCATGATCTGGAAATATTAAAACGATGGATGGACAGCAGCATATCAAAAGGCGTAATACCAAAGAATTTTGCCTTTACTGTAATTGAGTACAACGAACAATCGCCATTTCATGTTTCAGCTGTGATTAGCCCAGAATATGATTTTGAGGGGCGACAATTACTAGAGCTATCAGATCTTAGCAGTTTTTCGGATCGTGTAATGATTTCAACAATCCCCTTGGAACGAAAAAAGGGTTGTATGGTTTTGGGGTGGAATTCGTCCTTCTGTGGGGCGTCAGAAAGTTTTGTGAATTCGTTTGTTGATCAAACTAAATTGCTTGGTTTTGATGTACTGTTGCAATCTTCAATTATATTAGCGGAGAATATTTATTTAAATCCTTCTTGGTGGGAGTCATTAGGTAGCCATCGTGATGTTTTAAATGATATGTTGGAGCATAATATTCAGGATTATGGCTTAAATAGTTTGAAAGATATCCAGTCGTCAGGCCTGTTTGATAGTACTGAATTCAGATTTCAGAGTTTCGGTGGGGGTTAGTCGTCAATGTCGATGATTTCGGCGGTGACGGTTTCTAGGTCGAGGATGGCGACGGTGCAGCGGCCTGTGAGCCAACCACAGCATTCACCGGGGTTGAGGAAGAGTGTTGAGGAGTCGTGGCCGGGGAGGGTGCGGGTTTCGTTGACGATTTCGTGGGTGTGGCCGGTGATGATGACGTCGGCGGGTTTGTTATTTGGGGTCATGTCATCGGTTTTGAGCCAATCGATGAAATGCGACATGACGATGGTTCTGTTGTGGAGTGTGACGGTGATCTGGTCTTCGAGATCGGGTAGGACAGATTTGAGGCCCTTGCGTTCGCCATCGTTGTTGCCGAAGACGCAGTAAAGGGGGATGGGGAGAACTGAGGGGGCAATGAGCTTTGCGGCGAAGGGAGCGACGTAGTCGCCGGCATGAAAGATAGCGTCAACGTTCTGCTTGCGGAAAAACGCGATGGCTTTCTTGAATGTGGGGAGGCGGTCGTGTGTATCGCTAATAACGCCGATTTTCATGGGAGGCTCCTTAAACGGGGTTTGCGAGGGTGTGAAATGGAGGGGTGAGGAGCGGGAGAGATTGTGACTAACTATGCACAATGCTATTCAAGATGGCAGAGAGGTCAATGGGGGACAGTCTTGCGTGCAATGGTTGAAGGAGGGAAAGATGGGGGAGATGGGATGATTCGATTAATAAGATGTGCGAAATGGTGTGTATAGTGGGGTGAAAAGGGCGTCTGATTCGCCATTTGAGGGGCAAATGGGTAAACTTCATCAAATTTAGGTGAAAATTGTCTCGATCGGTGCGCGATTTGTTCGCGCTGATTTGTAGGCGATTGGTTTGAGTTAATGTTCCCGAAAGCTGGGCGCTGTGGCGCTGGTGCTGTTCTTACAGGTGAAACATGCCAAAAAGAGAAGATATCAAAACGATCCTGATCATCGGTGCAGGCCCTATTGTGATTGGCCAGGGCTGTGAGTTCGATTATTCAGGGACACAGGCGTGTAAGGCTCTCAAAGAAGAGGGTTACAACGTCGTGCTGATTAACTCGAACCCGGCGACGATTATGACCGATCCGGAGTTTTCGGACAGGACATATATTGAGCCGATCACGCCGGAAGCGGTTGAGAAGATTATTGCGAAAGAGCAGGATGGGCCGTTCCACATTGATGCGCTATTGCCAACACTCGGTGGACAGACAGGACTTAACTGTGCGTGTCAGATGTTTGATGCGGGTGTGCTTGATAAGTACGGCGTTGAAATGATCGGTGCGAACCGCGAAGTGATCTACCGTGCTGAAGACAGGCTACAGTTTAAAGAGTGCATGGAATCAATCGGTTTGCAGTGTCCAAAAGCAGGCGTTGCAGAAACGATGGATGAAGCGAGAGCGATTCTCGAAGAAGTCGGCTTGCCAGCAATTATACGCCCGGCGTTCACGCTCGGTGGAACAGGCGGTGGGGTTGCATATAACTATGAAGAATTTGAAGACATCGCTAAGCGTGGGTTAGACGCATCGATGAATAGTCAGATTTTGATTGACCAATCGTTGCTTGGTTGGAAAGAATATGAACTCGAAGTGATGCGCGACAAGGATGATAACTGTGTCGTGATCTGCTCAATTGAGAACTTTGATCCGATGGGCGTACATACAGGTGATTCAATCACTGTGGCACCATCTCAGACGCTGACGGATAAAGAATACCAGCGAATGCGCGATGCGTCGCTGGCAATTATGCGTGCGATTGGTGTTGAGACTGGCGGTTCGAACGTGCAGTTTGGTGTGAATCCGGCTGATGGTGAGATTGTGGTGATTGAGATGAATCCACGCGTGTCACGTTCTTCAGCACTTGCTTCCAAAGCTACAGGATTCCCGATTGCAAAGTTGGCGGCTAAGTTAGCAGTCGGTTACACGCTGTGGGAATTGGATAATGATGTTACAGGTGAAACCAAAGCATGCTTTGAACCAACGATTGACTATGTTGTGACGAAGATTCCTCGTTGGACGTTTGAGAAATTCCCAGAAGCAGACGAGACACTGACAACGCAGATGAAGTCGGTTGGTGAGGCGATGAGTATTGGACGTACGTTCAAAGAATCGCTGCAAAAAGGTATCCGCTCGATGGAAGTGAAGCGGTTTGGCATTGGTCTTGATGCGAATGATAAGTGGTTGAATTCATCACGCGGTAAGAAGAATGCGGATGATTCGCCAATTGAGTGGCCGATTAAGGCGACGAAACTTGAGCGAAAATTAGCAAGCCCGTCACAAGGTCGTATGTACTACCTGCGTTATGCGTTCAAGATGGGGAAGTCGGTCGAAGAAGTGAATGCAGCGACGGGCATTGATCCGTGGTTCTTGGATCAGCTTAAGCAATTGATTGATTTTGAGGACGTGCTTTGTAGCTATCAAAGGTTGGAAGACGTGCCAGCGGAAGTGATGAAGCAAGCAAAGCAATGGGGTTATAGTGATCCGCAATTGGCGTATCTGTATCTCGATACAATCGGGACAGAAAACATTTTGAAGGTGCGTGAATACCGCAAATCACTGGGCGTTGAGCCTGTGTATAAATTGGTTGACACCTGTGCGGCAGAGTTTGAAGCAAGTACACCTTACTACTACTCGGCTTATGAATCGCCTATTACGCAAATAGATGATAGTGGCAGTTCGACACAAGTTTATGACGATGAGATCCGTGTTACGGATAAGAAAAAAGTCATCATTCTTGGCGGTGGTCCGAACCGCATCGGGCAGGGGATTGAATTTGATTACTGTTGCGTCCAGGCTGCGTTTGCAGCGAAGGAGCTTGGGTTTGAAGCAGTGATGGTGAACTCAAATCCAGAGACTGTTTCGACGGACTATGACACCAGTGATCTGCTATTCTTTGAGCCATTGACGTTTGAAGATGTGCTGAACATCTGTGAGCGTTTGAATGGGGGTGCGTTTGGAGCTTCTGATAGCAAAAACTTAGTCCATGGCGTGATTGTGTCATTTGGTGGTCAAACTCCGCTTAACTTGGCGCATAGCCTTGAGCGGGCAGGTGTGCCGGTGATTGGTACTGCGGTCGATTCGATCGATCTTGCTGAAGATCGTGAAAGATTTGCTGAGTTATGTGATAAGTTGAATGTGAAGCAGCCTGATAACGGTATTGCATACGATGTTGATCAGGCGATTGAGATTGCGAATCGTATTTCCTATCCGGTGCTGGTGCGTCCTTCGTTTGTGCTGGGCGGTCGTGCGATGGAAACGGTTTATGATGACGATCAGCTACGTCATTACATGACGATTGCGATTGGTGCATCTGATCTTGAAGGGCAGCCGATCCTCGTTGATAAATTTTTGGCTGAAGCGATTGAATGTGATATTGACGTGATCGCTGACTTTGCTCCTGCTGCTGGCAGTGAAGGTAAATCATGCCGAGCATTGGTGTGTGGTGTGCTGGAGCATATTGAAGAAGCTGGTATTCACTCCGGTGACTCAGCTTGCACGATTCCGCCGCACTCGCTGTCGGCTGAAACAATCGAAAAATTGAAGCAGCAGTCACGTGATATGGCAGAAGCCCTGAGTGTGCGTGGTTTGATGAATGTGCAATGGGCGATCCGAAAGGGTACGGTTTCGGGAGAAGACGAGATTTATGTTATTGAAGTGAATCCGCGTGCATCGAGAACTGTACCGTTTGTTGGTAAAGCGACAGGTGTGTCATGGGCGAGATTGGCTGCAAAGGTTATGGCTGGTAAGCAGCTTGAAGAGTTGGGTATAACCGAAGAGGTGATACCGACGCATACTTCGATTAAAGAATCAGTGTTCCCGTTCTCCAAATTCCCTGGTGTTGATGTGATCCTCGGCCCAGAGATGCGTTCTACGGGCGAGTGCATGGGTGCTGACTACGATTACCCGACGGCTTTCGCGAAATCACAATCATCGGCAGGTGTGACACTTCCGACGGAAGGCAAGATATTCTTGTCAGTGAGGGACTCAGACAAGCCAGGCATTGTTGAAATTGCACGCGATCTTGTCGATATGGGTTTTGAAGTCCTGACGACGGGCGGTACGCATGAGTTCTTGAAAGAACAGGGTGTTGAAACCACACGCTTGCGTAAGATTTCAGAGGGGCGACCGAATGCAGTCGACTTAATCAAGAACGAAGAGATCGCGCTGATCTTGAATACGCCGACGCGAAAGGGTGCAGGTTCAGATGAAGGGCATCTCCGTGCAACAGCAGTTCGTTTCCGCACAGGTATGATTACGACGTTGACCGCAGCAAAGGCGGCCGTGGCGGCGATCAAAGCTTTGAGGAATGAAGATTGGCAGGTTAATGCACTGCAAGATTATTTCCCAGAGGTTGCTCGGGAACGGTAATCATGAAGATCATGTAACAAAAAAGACAGGCATTAAGCCTGTCTTTTTTAATTTTCAACTTACGCTGATTTTGTTATTTGTCCTCAATAATTCCCGGCCCCTCTATTGTTTCATCTTTGCGGTGCAGCGCTTTCCAGTTACGTGGGGTAAGTGTTGTTTGCTGTTTGAAGCAACGTGAAAAAATACTTTGTTCCGAGAAGCCGCACGCCCTGGCAACATCTCTTAAAGGCAGATTAGTCTGAGACATTAATTCTTTTGCTCTGCCTATTTGGATTTGCTTGAACATCGCAATTGGAGATTGGGATTCAACCTGGTTGAACAATCTACGTAAATGTGAGGGCGAGATACGTACTGCAGCGGCAACGATTTCAACAGATGGATTGGATGCAAGGTTTTCAGCATACCATGACAGTGCATGAGCAACCTTGCGGTGCGATTCTTTTTCTGGCGTTATGGAGGCTGTCATCGGGACGTCTTTTAATGCGCTCAATGAGAGTTCTAAAAGCAACTTGTCGAACCGCATATTTGAGAGCCCTGTCGGGTATTCGTAATCAGGTACGACCTCCCTGATGCTCTGGTATAAAGCTTGTGATTGTTCTGGGCCAAGTGGTGCGCAGAGTGGGCCATTATCTGTGACGTGGTGTCTCAGTGCATCGGGTACTTGATCAAATTGTGCGACAAATACTCGACAACCGGTGTTAGGTAGCCCTGTCCAGCCATGTAGTTGATGAGGTGCAAAAACCCACATCGTGTGAGATTTGAGGTCGGGATTCATGTTTTCTGGGAGCAGTGGGGCCGCATATCCCTCTACGACAGCCTGGAATTCCCATAAAGCGCGCGTGACGGGTTGTGTGGGGTAATCGCCGTAATGTCTTGTGCCTAATCCGATATAGCCAAGCATACGAAATATCCTATTGAAGTGGTAATTGATAATGCACAATGAAAGCAATGATAATAGCTGAATAATGCGCTTGTTAGTCGAAAATGTCAAATAGAATTTTCAGGCTCTGCCTGCTGCATGAGCGATTATGTTAAATACTAGTTTATAAAGATAATTTATTTAGAATATTTCTAAATAACGGTTGACGTGATCGTCTCGACAGCCTACATTTACTTCGTCGTAAGCAAGCTGTCCGATGATAGTGTGTGGGACGAAATAAATTGTTCTGCGAAGCTGTTGGGCAGCAGGAACACAAAACAGCGGGTCAGGTGAATTCCGCTAGCAAACGATAAAACTCCAGCAACGAGAGAGAATAATCATGTTAACCGTAGGTGACGCTTTTCCAGTTTTTTCATCGAAGGCATGTGTCGGTAACACGCCGGATGATTTAATTACAATTGATAATTCAAGTGATGGTGATAAGTGGCGGGTTTTCTTTTTCTACCCCAAGGACTTCACATTTGTTTGCCCAACTGAGATCGCAGAATTTGGCCGTCGTCTTTCTGAATTTCACGATCGCGATTGCACTGTATTTGGTGGTTCAACTGACAATGAATTTTCGCACCTTGCTTGGCGTAACAGTCATGAGGATCTTCGAGATTTGCCATACCCGCTTATTGCAGCTCAAAAGCTTGCGACGGAATTGGGGATATTAGATGCAGAAGAAGGTGTATGCTTACGTGCAACTTTTATTGTTGATCCGCATGGCGTGATTCAATGGGCGCAAGCAAACAACCTGTCTGTTGGCCGCAATGTCAATGAAGTACTTCGTGTTCTCGACGCAATTCAATCTGACGAACTCTGCCCATGTAATTGGAGCAAGGGTGATGGCTTCATTCAGGTATAATTTCGCAAAATTTAGTGCCGATTTTTTAACGGAAATCGGCATATTTTTTACTCACATCGTATAAGTATCGATAAGGAAGAAATGATGGCAACTATACAATCGGGTGGAATTGAAGCCATAAAAGAGCAATTGTCAGAAGAAGCCAAAGATTTGAAATTGAATCTTTCTGGCATTTTTGCAGGCGGAGTGCTTTCTGAATCACAGACGTGGGGAGTAATCTTAACCAGTGCGTATTTTATTAAAGATGATGCACTTATCGATGCTTTTGAATCTGATGCTGAAGCATCATCGGTATCGAATGAGGTTATTAGTGACGCTAAGGCCGCAGCTTCTATTATGGGTATGAATACCATGTATTACCGATTCAAGCATTTGATTGGTAAGGAATCTTATATGAAAAAACCTGCTCGGCTTCGCATGCAGCGTATGATGACACCTGCAACAAGTAAACTTGATTTTGAGTTAAACTCAACTGCTGCCGCAGTGTTGGCTGGCTGTGAAATGTGCGTCAAAGCTCATGAAGCGAGTGTGCTTAAAGAAGGGCTGTCCGAAGAGCATGTGCATGAGGCTGCGCGTTTGGCCGCAATCATACATGGCGTATCGATTGCACTTCATGTTTCATGATTTGCGAGATAAAATAGATAACCCTGAAACCCAGCATGAGGAGATGCATGCAAGGAGTCGTGTGTAGGGGAATAGATAAAAAGCCACGCAATTAAGTGTGGCTTTTATTGTGTCCTCATGTTGGCATTACGCGACATCTGCAGGTGGAAGGAATGATATGTCCTCATCTTCTGCATTAGCCTCTGAGTCTTCTCGGTCGATTTCTGCTGGATCAACGCCGAGTAGTGCAAGTAGGCCAGTGTCGATAATGAATTGGCTACCAACTAGAAATAAACCATCATCCACTTCATGGACATGTTTTACAAGCACTGCCTGTTGTCCAACAACAAAGCCGCGTTTGGTAAAGCAAATTCGCCATGTTGAGCCGGCGCGTAGGTTTTCTTGGCAAATAAAGCCTAGGCCTCCGCGGCCAATATCACGTAGTTGTATTTCGATTGGTGTCGGGTCGAGCTTGCTGCGATTCATAGGATGAAGTTCAGCTTCACCTCTCACAACGTACCGATCGTAGTGACGGCTACATGGTGAGGATTCTTGAACCATACGAACGTTCTCAAGTCTGCCAAGCTCATCTAGGAGTTCTTCTGGGGATCGTTTGAACATGCTGGTGCTCCGGTAGTTGACGCATCAAGCCGGCTCTGCTCTAGCCTTCGCTTCATGCCTACAACGGCCATGGTTGTCCCCGCCCCAATACTGGAGTCACATAACTGCACCTTTGTTATCGACTCATATTTGATATGTCTTAAGTGTCCATCTGAGATTGCCTAGGGAAAATAGCTATATAACATGATAGTCCAATAATAAGCCAGTCCTTTGATAAGGACTGGCTTAAGCAATCGTCTATTAAAATACACTCATGTTGCCAAGTTATGGCGAAACGAATGGATTTGCCTGGGAATTTTGATCCAGGAAGAAGAGTCGTTCGAAATCGTTCCAAGCTGTGCGTGAACTATTGTCCATAACACGCGACCACTTATAGTGCATATCGCCAGCAGCTTGAGTGCCTGACATCAGTTCGGGAGTCATAGTACCACAGCCGGTCAAAGAAACCGCGACAACTGCGAGGACACATAAAGCTGAAACCGTCTTCAAGGTCTTTGTCATAAAGCACGCCTTTCGATGAATTGACGAGCCAATTGTCCTCATAAAATGATATTTTGTCAAATGTATTTCCTGACATTGGGGCAGGTTTCTTTGCCCAAAAACATACCTACCAACAAGGCGTCGCAAATAGTGACTTTTAGTCATAATATATGCTTGAAATGCCAGCTATTTGGCGATTTTGGCTGTTTGGCTGACCTTTTCTGCTGGACGCAGTACGATATTGACCGGCGTGCCTCTAGGGGGAATCAACGCAATATTGGGTTGTAAAGTCTGACCATCATTTGCACTCGATGGCCCGTCCTCGCTTGAAATAACATCATCGCCAAAACTGACCAGTGAAATGAATGTCCCATTCTCATCGGCCATATATCTTGGCTGGCCGTCCAAATCTTCCGCAAAAGCTGAGCCCGCGAAGACCCATTGCCTGCTACAGATGATTTGCTTGTCGGTTCTCCCAATGATCCATTCGGAGGCAGGAATTCTCACGAATTCGCCGCTTTTGGGATCGGTATACGTCAATTCGATTTCCACTCGATCACCTGTCGCTGGGTAAACCTTCCAGCCATCTTCTTCGCGGATTAGCTTCTGCGGTTTGCCTGGCTTAAGTCCGATCGAAACGAGCGCTAAATGAAGGTGTGAGGGTAGGGCGTCCGTTACAACCAGTGACTCGTATTCACGTGTATTCGGATTACATGCAAGAAGCTCAAGCCAATCGCAGACGTCAGATAGTTCCCAGCAAACTTGGCCGCTAATGGTTACAGTTCTTGTTTCTAAATTGGCAATAATTCCCGGTAAAACAAGCGTTTTAGGGTCGGTGTGGTTATTAGTCTCTTGTTGATATGACGCTTTGCTTTGGCGATCGGTAGTAGCTTCTACGGTTGCAGTTTTCGTAGGCGCTAAGGCGCAACCGCTCAGCAATGCGATTACAAATAAAACGAAACATAAAAGCGGAATCATCTGAAATCGTTCTGTCGTAATACCTTGATTCATGGTTCGAAGTGTATCGCACGAGGCGAAAAGATGAAAAGGAAAAAGGCCCGATTAGGAGAACCCTAATCGAACCTTTCCGGGGGCAAATCTGTGTTGCTCAAGGCAACTGGCCATATGATAGGTTAGCCTGATTGGATTGCAAGTGGTATTCTCATGAATGTATTGCTCAGGCAAAGAAAATGAGTGAGTTATTGCAAAAAAGCTTAATAAAGTCGCAATAGACATTTATAGCAATTGGTGTGAACAATCATTGAATAATTAATGTGGAAAGATTTCTACTCTGATTCTTGAGCTGTTATATATGATCACCTAATGTCTGTTAAGTCGAAATATGACTTACAATCCGCGTTATGCTCAAATGACATCGCAGCAATTTATGCGCAAGTAAGCCTTGAACAACCGCATTACAGGGATTCAGTTATGCAGCAAGACAAAATCAGAATCGGTTTCATTGGTGCCGGTGCAATTTGTGAACTCAGGCATCTGCCCGGCCTTAAAGCAATTGAAGACGTAGAACTGGTTTCTGTTTGTAATAGGACCCCCGATAGTAGTAGTAAAATCGCTAAGAAATGGGGTTTCCAAGATGTCGATACTGATTGGAATGTGCTCATTGCCCGAGAGGATATTGATGCTGTTTTTATTGGCACTTGGCCATACACGCATGCCCAAATGTCAATCGCTGCTCTTGAAGCCGGAAAGCACGTGTTCTGCCAGGCCAGAATGGCCGCTGATGTAGAACAGGCTCGGCAAATGCTCGAGGCCGCTGATGACAGCCCGCATCTCGTAGACATGATCTGTCCACCGCCTCACCGCATGCCTTATGAGCCTTATATTAAGCAGGTGCTTGCTGATAACGAACTTGGTGATCTTCGCGAGGTACGTCTTGTATGCCGTAACGCCGCAGATCTTGGCCCGTTAAATTGGCGGCAACGCACCGAATATTCTGGCCAGCAGATTATGCAAATTGGTATTTGGGCCGAAACCATCAATGCTTGGCTTGGTGAATATGAAGAATTGCGTGCCGAGTTTGAATCACCAATCGACAGCAAGCCTGACCCTGAAAACAACAATCAGGAATATGAGTTGCGCATCCCGCAAATTGTAAAAGTCGCCGGTTGGCTGAAATGTGGGGTCTTTATTCTCGAAGACCACTCCGGCGTGGCTATTGGTGAAAACGCAAACCACCTCACGATTACCGGTAGTCACGGCGCCATGCGCATCAACTACGATGGCGAGATTGAACGTGCAAAAAATGGTGAATCATTTCATCCTGTAGGCCCGCCTGTCACACTGCAGCGTGATTGGCAAGTTGAGCAGGATTTTATAGATGCGATCCATTTGGCTCAAGAAGGCATCCCTTCTTGTGATTGGGGTGTATCACCAGATTTTGCAGAAGGCTTTAAATATATGAAAAAAATGGATGCTCTTTGGCGGGCTGCAAAAACAAGTGATGTCGTCATAGTCTAATTCATGGTTAGCCGTCTTTGGATAGGTATGGTATAATTCTCGGTCATGAATTCTTCAGAATCTAAATACGAACCATTGCCTGCCGATCAGATCACGTGGGCAGCACTCCTTGGACAATGGGTTGAGTTTGCTCGTTCAGCCGTTGCGCTCCCTTCGAATGACGAGGGGGCACGAATGAAGGATTCCATCGCTGATGTGATCATGCTTCAGGCCGTCTGGTTTGCACTTGAAAGCCTCAGCGGCCTCTCCACTGACGAGCAAGCTCTCGGCCTTAACCGCGCTGCGCTTCTAATAAAAAAACACAAAGCAAATCTTGTCAGCCGTTACACGGAAATACAAATGCCGCACTCAATGAGCCAGCTCATTTCAGATGCAGAATCTAGCTACAGCAAAGCCAAATCAGCCGATAAAGAATAATCATTAAACTGCAAAAAAAGCTTTGATTTTACTAGATTCCTCTATATATTGAATTCTTACATCGCTAATCATGTTACTTTTAATTTAACTTCTATTGATTTTTGATTTCAATATTTTAAGTACTTGTTTTCAAATGTTTGTATAACGTTTAGATTGTCATAAATTACATTTACATCGATCTAGTCAATAATTGTTGATTATTATAACCGGCATAAAACCACACGAAACGAACACCAACCAAGGCGGAGAGGTTCTATCATCGTCATCATGTTGCCTGCTACGATTGTGCGTAGGTTATATGGATCAGAGCTTGGTAGAGAGATATACCGGTAGGGAGAGAACACCCACATCATTTAGTATGTGGGTGTTTTTATCTATTGATCCGCTGTATGCAATGATTAGCCCGTGAACCGATTGCAGATATTTAAATACGCCTTCACTGATTCTTTCAGCCCAGTTTGTAGCGCATCCGCGATCAGTGCATGTCCGATCGAAACCTCATCTAGCCACGGAATATGCTGAATCAAATAGCCGAGATTATCTAGATTCAAATCATGCCCCGCATTTAGCCCCAGTCCGGCTTTTTGTGCCGCTTTCGAAGCTTCGATGAACCGCCTTAAAACGTTATCCTGCTCGTCTGTTCCC contains these protein-coding regions:
- a CDS encoding helix-turn-helix domain-containing protein; the protein is MLGYIGLGTRHYGDYPTQPVTRALWEFQAVVEGYAAPLLPENMNPDLKSHTMWVFAPHQLHGWTGLPNTGCRVFVAQFDQVPDALRHHVTDNGPLCAPLGPEQSQALYQSIREVVPDYEYPTGLSNMRFDKLLLELSLSALKDVPMTASITPEKESHRKVAHALSWYAENLASNPSVEIVAAAVRISPSHLRRLFNQVESQSPIAMFKQIQIGRAKELMSQTNLPLRDVARACGFSEQSIFSRCFKQQTTLTPRNWKALHRKDETIEGPGIIEDK
- the carB gene encoding carbamoyl-phosphate synthase large subunit encodes the protein MPKREDIKTILIIGAGPIVIGQGCEFDYSGTQACKALKEEGYNVVLINSNPATIMTDPEFSDRTYIEPITPEAVEKIIAKEQDGPFHIDALLPTLGGQTGLNCACQMFDAGVLDKYGVEMIGANREVIYRAEDRLQFKECMESIGLQCPKAGVAETMDEARAILEEVGLPAIIRPAFTLGGTGGGVAYNYEEFEDIAKRGLDASMNSQILIDQSLLGWKEYELEVMRDKDDNCVVICSIENFDPMGVHTGDSITVAPSQTLTDKEYQRMRDASLAIMRAIGVETGGSNVQFGVNPADGEIVVIEMNPRVSRSSALASKATGFPIAKLAAKLAVGYTLWELDNDVTGETKACFEPTIDYVVTKIPRWTFEKFPEADETLTTQMKSVGEAMSIGRTFKESLQKGIRSMEVKRFGIGLDANDKWLNSSRGKKNADDSPIEWPIKATKLERKLASPSQGRMYYLRYAFKMGKSVEEVNAATGIDPWFLDQLKQLIDFEDVLCSYQRLEDVPAEVMKQAKQWGYSDPQLAYLYLDTIGTENILKVREYRKSLGVEPVYKLVDTCAAEFEASTPYYYSAYESPITQIDDSGSSTQVYDDEIRVTDKKKVIILGGGPNRIGQGIEFDYCCVQAAFAAKELGFEAVMVNSNPETVSTDYDTSDLLFFEPLTFEDVLNICERLNGGAFGASDSKNLVHGVIVSFGGQTPLNLAHSLERAGVPVIGTAVDSIDLAEDRERFAELCDKLNVKQPDNGIAYDVDQAIEIANRISYPVLVRPSFVLGGRAMETVYDDDQLRHYMTIAIGASDLEGQPILVDKFLAEAIECDIDVIADFAPAAGSEGKSCRALVCGVLEHIEEAGIHSGDSACTIPPHSLSAETIEKLKQQSRDMAEALSVRGLMNVQWAIRKGTVSGEDEIYVIEVNPRASRTVPFVGKATGVSWARLAAKVMAGKQLEELGITEEVIPTHTSIKESVFPFSKFPGVDVILGPEMRSTGECMGADYDYPTAFAKSQSSAGVTLPTEGKIFLSVRDSDKPGIVEIARDLVDMGFEVLTTGGTHEFLKEQGVETTRLRKISEGRPNAVDLIKNEEIALILNTPTRKGAGSDEGHLRATAVRFRTGMITTLTAAKAAVAAIKALRNEDWQVNALQDYFPEVARER
- a CDS encoding tetratricopeptide repeat protein, which translates into the protein MSDRLNQLQKMFDADPTDPFVTYGIALEHAKTEDFQTAIDWLDKTLDLDKHYCYAYFQKAKMLSELGEDHDAKSVLNLGIKMAVESGDDHAAQEINDLLEMME
- a CDS encoding carboxymuconolactone decarboxylase family protein; this encodes MATIQSGGIEAIKEQLSEEAKDLKLNLSGIFAGGVLSESQTWGVILTSAYFIKDDALIDAFESDAEASSVSNEVISDAKAAASIMGMNTMYYRFKHLIGKESYMKKPARLRMQRMMTPATSKLDFELNSTAAAVLAGCEMCVKAHEASVLKEGLSEEHVHEAARLAAIIHGVSIALHVS
- a CDS encoding peroxiredoxin — translated: MLTVGDAFPVFSSKACVGNTPDDLITIDNSSDGDKWRVFFFYPKDFTFVCPTEIAEFGRRLSEFHDRDCTVFGGSTDNEFSHLAWRNSHEDLRDLPYPLIAAQKLATELGILDAEEGVCLRATFIVDPHGVIQWAQANNLSVGRNVNEVLRVLDAIQSDELCPCNWSKGDGFIQV
- a CDS encoding YdjY domain-containing protein, encoding MNQGITTERFQMIPLLCFVLFVIALLSGCALAPTKTATVEATTDRQSKASYQQETNNHTDPKTLVLPGIIANLETRTVTISGQVCWELSDVCDWLELLACNPNTREYESLVVTDALPSHLHLALVSIGLKPGKPQKLIREEDGWKVYPATGDRVEIELTYTDPKSGEFVRIPASEWIIGRTDKQIICSRQWVFAGSAFAEDLDGQPRYMADENGTFISLVSFGDDVISSEDGPSSANDGQTLQPNIALIPPRGTPVNIVLRPAEKVSQTAKIAK
- a CDS encoding metallophosphoesterase, coding for MKIGVISDTHDRLPTFKKAIAFFRKQNVDAIFHAGDYVAPFAAKLIAPSVLPIPLYCVFGNNDGERKGLKSVLPDLEDQITVTLHNRTIVMSHFIDWLKTDDMTPNNKPADVIITGHTHEIVNETRTLPGHDSSTLFLNPGECCGWLTGRCTVAILDLETVTAEIIDIDD